The Metabacillus sediminilitoris genome window below encodes:
- a CDS encoding PAS domain S-box protein, with protein MSENISDIDYKQVIEYALEPLIIHSHLKIIYINRAAEKFFRSPKDEIIGASPLDIFKETSKTAINKRIQSAYEQPANVIEETIYRMDGTTVDVELYCHPVTMGNTKAIQTYVRDITERKVTEKKQKEMEKQINELSSTLVPLLDGIAVLPLPSSLDEEKAKQLLDRVPVKVKEQNVKCLIIDFSAIYNLDTMVTEYIFKINCVLSLLGVRSIVTGLRPELALVAIELGTNFNSTPTVSTVKAALHLIGVEYDGDSAIQIENKLR; from the coding sequence ATGAGTGAAAATATTTCAGATATTGATTACAAGCAAGTCATTGAATATGCGTTGGAACCATTAATTATTCATTCACACCTAAAAATTATCTATATTAATCGTGCAGCTGAAAAATTTTTCAGGTCTCCTAAAGACGAAATTATTGGAGCAAGTCCTTTAGATATTTTTAAGGAGACATCCAAAACAGCAATAAACAAAAGAATACAATCGGCTTACGAACAACCAGCAAATGTTATTGAAGAAACAATCTATCGTATGGATGGTACGACGGTTGATGTAGAATTATATTGTCATCCTGTGACGATGGGTAATACAAAAGCTATCCAGACATATGTACGAGATATTACAGAAAGAAAAGTAACTGAAAAAAAACAAAAAGAAATGGAAAAGCAAATAAATGAGTTGTCATCAACACTAGTTCCGCTATTGGATGGAATTGCTGTCCTTCCGTTGCCCAGTTCTTTAGATGAGGAAAAAGCAAAACAACTTTTAGATAGAGTCCCGGTAAAAGTAAAGGAACAAAACGTAAAGTGTCTAATAATAGATTTCTCTGCTATTTATAACTTAGACACGATGGTAACGGAATATATTTTTAAAATTAATTGTGTTTTATCATTGCTTGGTGTACGTTCGATCGTCACAGGTTTAAGACCCGAATTAGCTCTAGTTGCCATAGAACTTGGTACAAATTTTAATTCCACTCCAACTGTTTCAACTGTAAAAGCTGCACTACATTTAATAGGTGTAGAATATGATGGGGATTCAGCCATTCAGATTGAAAACAAGTTAAGGTAA
- the panF gene encoding sodium/pantothenate symporter: MNWQVILPLLLYLLVIFFIGFWANKYVRSTNSFLQEYFLGGRELGGFLLAMTMIATYGSGSSFIGGPGVAYTKGLGWVLLSMAQLPAGYFVLMVLGKKFAIVARKYQAITLIDFLKERYQSNAVVLISSISIIVFLFSAMAAQWVGGARLIESLTGLSYTTALFIFAVSVLVYVIYGGFRAVVLTEAVQGVVMFVGTAVLLVGTIIAGGGLSNIMADLVAENPNLVSPYGAERELTPLYVSSFWILVGVGVIGLPQITVRAMSYKNSKAMHKAIIIGTIVIGFIMLGMHLIGVFARVILPGIEIGDTVMPTLTLKILPPFLAGLVLAAPMAAIMSTVESLLILVSSAVTKDIYLNYIKPNATESQVKKTSFLVTSIIGISVALFALSPPDLLIWLNLFSFGGLESVFIWPVVFGLYWSKGNKYGAISSMIIGMGSYILFDRLMPNALGMHTVVLPICLSLISFVMISFLTHNKMVSEAELRG; this comes from the coding sequence ATGAATTGGCAAGTGATTTTACCGTTATTACTCTATTTGCTCGTCATCTTTTTTATTGGTTTCTGGGCAAATAAATATGTAAGATCTACGAATTCCTTTCTCCAGGAATATTTTTTAGGAGGAAGAGAGCTAGGTGGATTTTTACTTGCAATGACAATGATTGCTACATATGGGAGCGGCAGTAGTTTTATTGGCGGTCCTGGTGTTGCTTATACAAAAGGACTTGGCTGGGTGCTTCTATCAATGGCACAACTACCGGCAGGTTATTTTGTATTAATGGTATTAGGTAAGAAATTTGCGATTGTGGCACGTAAATATCAAGCGATCACATTGATCGATTTTTTGAAGGAACGTTATCAAAGTAATGCAGTAGTCCTTATCTCATCTATTAGTATAATTGTCTTTTTATTTTCAGCAATGGCTGCTCAATGGGTAGGAGGCGCAAGGCTTATTGAATCGTTAACAGGCCTTTCTTACACGACAGCGCTCTTTATTTTTGCAGTATCTGTTCTTGTTTATGTGATATACGGCGGATTTAGAGCAGTTGTCTTAACAGAAGCGGTTCAAGGTGTCGTCATGTTTGTTGGTACGGCCGTCTTATTAGTTGGAACGATTATTGCTGGCGGTGGTCTTTCGAATATTATGGCAGACCTTGTTGCTGAGAACCCTAATTTAGTCTCACCATATGGTGCCGAGCGGGAACTAACACCACTTTATGTTTCCTCGTTTTGGATTTTAGTTGGAGTCGGTGTGATTGGTCTGCCCCAAATTACTGTAAGAGCTATGTCTTATAAGAATTCAAAAGCGATGCATAAAGCGATCATTATAGGAACGATTGTGATTGGCTTTATTATGCTCGGCATGCATTTAATCGGTGTATTTGCACGGGTCATTCTTCCGGGAATAGAGATAGGAGATACCGTTATGCCGACACTTACATTAAAAATATTACCGCCATTTCTTGCAGGTCTGGTACTTGCTGCACCAATGGCTGCCATTATGTCAACAGTTGAATCATTATTAATTCTTGTAAGTTCAGCAGTAACAAAGGATATTTATTTAAACTATATCAAACCAAATGCTACAGAAAGCCAAGTGAAAAAAACGAGCTTTTTGGTAACTAGTATTATTGGGATTTCAGTCGCTTTGTTTGCATTAAGTCCGCCGGATTTATTGATCTGGTTAAATCTCTTTTCATTTGGTGGATTAGAATCCGTATTTATATGGCCGGTTGTTTTTGGTCTCTATTGGAGCAAGGGGAACAAATATGGAGCAATATCATCAATGATCATCGGAATGGGCTCCTATATTCTATTTGATCGTCTTATGCCAAATGCACTTGGCATGCACACAGTTGTTTTACCGATCTGTTTATCACTCATTTCATTTGTCATGATAAGCTTTCTTACACATAACAAAATGGTAAGTGAGGCAGAATTGAGAGGATAA
- a CDS encoding YhdT family protein, which produces MEDNRFKIANREAWIGVILVIINFLLWYGFAYGLGSGDPSKYRYIFGLPEWFFYSCVLGFIIMVILISFAVKYLFKDVPFEGEEEGEDRL; this is translated from the coding sequence ATGGAAGACAATCGTTTTAAAATAGCAAACAGGGAAGCATGGATTGGCGTTATCCTTGTGATCATTAATTTTCTTTTATGGTATGGCTTTGCTTATGGCTTAGGTTCAGGAGATCCTTCTAAGTATAGGTATATTTTCGGGTTGCCGGAATGGTTTTTTTATAGTTGTGTGCTAGGGTTTATTATTATGGTCATCCTCATTTCTTTTGCTGTGAAATATTTATTTAAAGATGTCCCATTTGAAGGCGAAGAAGAAGGCGAGGATCGATTATGA
- a CDS encoding glycoside-pentoside-hexuronide (GPH):cation symporter translates to MSSPAVAEKATTSYKKLSLKEKISYGFGDVGNGLMFDMGQLYLLKFYTDVLGISAFWGGLVFLISKIFDAFADASVGAFVDSRTNIGKRGKFRPFILWGTIPLAIMTVISFLAPDFSDLGKIVWAFVTYMLFGLAYAIVNIPYGSLSAAMTQDPVDRASLGSFRAIGSQTALFISGIVVIPIVLQFETQETGYIVAISIMSILGVLFHFICYRNTKENIVRAPKKEKIPLSTLFKSLLSNRPLIVLCLASLFMIAATNLRTAVQLYYLEYNLNNPGLMSILTFLSIGLAIVGSMFIPALVKRIGKKKTFILGLLIGIVSDVVNFMLPTDITTFLIAFSIGSFGLAFALGLPWVMIADSVDYHEWNAGERTEGVVYSSYSFFRKFAQALAGFIPGVALGIIGYVPNVQQSAETLLGLKGLMFVAPAVLNILALIILFFFYNLTDELYKKIVADLNERNGGGKNPDPEAA, encoded by the coding sequence ATGAGTTCACCAGCAGTAGCGGAAAAAGCAACAACAAGCTACAAAAAACTTAGCTTAAAAGAAAAAATCTCCTATGGTTTTGGTGATGTTGGAAACGGTCTCATGTTCGATATGGGCCAATTGTATCTGTTGAAGTTTTACACAGATGTTTTAGGAATCTCTGCATTCTGGGGAGGTTTGGTATTTCTAATCTCAAAAATATTTGATGCGTTTGCAGATGCAAGTGTCGGGGCGTTTGTTGATTCAAGGACAAATATTGGAAAACGTGGTAAATTCAGACCATTTATCTTATGGGGAACGATTCCTCTAGCGATAATGACTGTTATCTCTTTTTTAGCTCCAGACTTTTCTGATTTAGGAAAAATTGTATGGGCTTTTGTGACTTACATGTTATTTGGACTTGCTTATGCAATCGTTAACATTCCATATGGTTCTCTATCTGCAGCAATGACACAAGATCCTGTTGATCGTGCTTCACTTGGATCATTTCGAGCAATCGGCAGTCAAACAGCCCTTTTCATTTCTGGTATTGTCGTGATTCCGATCGTCTTACAATTTGAAACTCAAGAAACCGGATACATTGTTGCCATTTCGATTATGTCAATTCTTGGTGTACTGTTCCATTTCATTTGTTATCGAAATACAAAAGAAAACATTGTTCGTGCACCGAAAAAAGAAAAAATTCCGTTATCAACTTTATTTAAATCATTGTTATCAAATAGACCTTTAATTGTCCTTTGTTTGGCATCATTGTTCATGATTGCAGCGACGAATCTTCGTACAGCTGTTCAGTTATACTATCTAGAATATAACTTGAATAATCCAGGTCTGATGTCCATCCTTACATTCTTAAGTATTGGACTAGCGATTGTTGGTTCTATGTTTATCCCTGCACTTGTAAAAAGAATTGGGAAAAAGAAAACATTTATTCTTGGTCTTTTAATTGGAATCGTTTCCGATGTCGTTAACTTTATGTTACCAACAGATATAACAACATTCTTAATTGCCTTTTCAATTGGAAGCTTTGGATTAGCATTTGCACTTGGCCTACCATGGGTAATGATTGCAGATTCCGTTGATTATCACGAATGGAATGCTGGGGAACGTACTGAAGGTGTTGTTTATTCTTCATACAGCTTTTTCCGTAAGTTTGCGCAAGCACTTGCTGGTTTCATCCCAGGGGTTGCGCTAGGAATAATTGGATACGTCCCAAACGTCCAGCAATCTGCTGAAACACTGCTTGGTCTCAAAGGATTAATGTTCGTTGCCCCTGCAGTGCTTAACATTCTGGCATTGATTATCTTATTCTTCTTCTACAATTTAACAGATGAATTGTATAAAAAAATTGTCGCGGATCTCAATGAAAGAAATGGCGGCGGTAAAAACCCAGACCCTGAGGCAGCGTAA
- a CDS encoding transglycosylase domain-containing protein — protein sequence MERRKQRKSSKMIWSRWKDKSLKVKSLAAGTVIVLCSLLIFNLLIWTSDVSKLEDPAPMQTIIYDQNGAVASKIAVSNIEGVSIKQIPKDLIHAVIATEDQRFYKHEGINFIGIVRAMTQNIIRGEIVAGGSTITQQLAKNVFLTQERTYTRKFKELILTKKIEQTYTKDEIMERYLNQIYFGEGAWGIQRAAQTYFGKDVSELSLGESAMLAGMIKAPSILSPFKDMDRSVERRNLVLSLMEKEGYISQNNVEKAKEQPIVLEGKKIDDYKGKYPYYVDHIIEEAIKKYDLTENEVLSGGLHIFTELNPTIQHAVEQVYRDEEMFPQGQSDQLIQSGAIFINPSTGGINALVGGRGEHTFRGFNRATQLKRQPGSTMKPLAVYTPALEQGYKIFDMLQDSPIDIDGYQPMNNDKQFRGEVTMYEALVHSYNVPPVWLLERMGLKYGTNAVERFGIKLKEEDSTPGLALGGMSEGVSPLLMAQAFSTFPNNGVRVEAHSIQKIEDADRAVIGKWNSNATKVTDPSVAQKITYMLKGVVEEGTGKMAEVKGFEIAGKTGTTELPFANEGGSKDHWFVGYNPQIVGAVWMGYDKTDENHYLLESSGSTVTKIFKEIFTQSITEFSQKEFDLTSLEKQLNNQWEEAEKQRKREEEDKEEQEEDKEEQEEDEEEQEEDEEEQKEDKEEQKEAEKKEKEAEKKQEEDKKREEKKEKDE from the coding sequence ATGGAAAGAAGGAAGCAACGAAAATCATCCAAAATGATTTGGAGTAGATGGAAAGATAAAAGTCTAAAGGTGAAGAGTTTAGCAGCAGGTACAGTAATCGTCTTATGCAGTTTACTCATTTTTAATCTTTTAATTTGGACAAGCGATGTCAGTAAACTAGAAGACCCTGCTCCAATGCAAACGATTATATATGATCAAAATGGCGCTGTTGCTAGTAAAATTGCTGTTTCTAATATTGAAGGAGTTAGTATAAAACAGATTCCCAAAGACCTTATCCACGCTGTTATTGCAACAGAGGACCAACGGTTTTACAAGCACGAAGGTATTAATTTTATAGGAATTGTACGGGCTATGACTCAAAACATCATACGCGGTGAAATTGTTGCTGGTGGAAGTACAATCACACAGCAGCTAGCGAAAAATGTTTTTTTAACGCAAGAACGTACATATACACGAAAGTTTAAAGAACTCATTTTGACGAAAAAAATTGAACAAACATACACTAAAGATGAAATTATGGAACGATACTTAAATCAGATTTATTTTGGTGAAGGAGCGTGGGGCATACAGCGTGCTGCGCAAACGTACTTTGGCAAAGATGTTAGTGAATTATCGTTAGGTGAGTCGGCTATGCTCGCAGGGATGATTAAAGCACCTTCCATTCTGTCTCCATTTAAAGATATGGATAGGTCAGTTGAACGGAGAAATCTTGTCTTATCATTAATGGAAAAGGAAGGCTATATTAGTCAAAATAATGTGGAAAAGGCAAAGGAACAACCGATTGTCCTAGAGGGTAAAAAGATTGATGACTATAAAGGCAAATACCCTTATTATGTAGACCATATTATTGAGGAAGCGATAAAGAAATATGATCTTACAGAAAATGAGGTTCTTTCGGGTGGACTTCATATTTTTACAGAACTAAATCCTACAATACAACATGCAGTTGAACAGGTTTATAGGGATGAAGAGATGTTTCCTCAAGGGCAATCAGACCAGTTAATTCAAAGTGGAGCAATCTTTATCAATCCCTCAACTGGCGGAATTAACGCACTTGTTGGTGGGAGAGGGGAACACACTTTTCGAGGATTTAATCGTGCTACTCAACTAAAACGACAACCTGGGTCTACAATGAAACCGCTGGCTGTATATACTCCTGCGTTAGAACAAGGATACAAAATCTTTGATATGTTACAAGATTCCCCTATTGATATTGACGGATATCAACCAATGAACAATGACAAACAATTCCGTGGAGAAGTTACAATGTATGAAGCTTTGGTGCACTCATATAACGTCCCGCCAGTATGGTTATTGGAGAGAATGGGATTGAAATACGGTACAAATGCAGTGGAGCGTTTCGGTATTAAATTAAAGGAGGAGGATTCTACTCCAGGTTTAGCACTTGGTGGTATGAGTGAAGGCGTATCGCCATTATTGATGGCTCAAGCATTCTCCACCTTCCCTAATAATGGCGTAAGGGTAGAGGCACACTCGATTCAAAAAATTGAAGATGCAGATAGAGCGGTCATTGGCAAATGGAACAGTAATGCTACAAAAGTCACCGATCCTTCAGTTGCCCAGAAGATAACCTATATGCTTAAAGGTGTCGTTGAAGAAGGCACAGGAAAGATGGCTGAGGTGAAGGGCTTTGAAATAGCAGGCAAAACGGGTACAACAGAGCTTCCTTTTGCAAATGAAGGAGGATCAAAGGATCATTGGTTTGTCGGATATAATCCACAAATTGTTGGGGCAGTTTGGATGGGATACGATAAAACGGATGAAAATCATTATTTGTTGGAATCCAGCGGCTCTACAGTCACAAAAATATTTAAAGAAATTTTCACACAGTCCATTACTGAATTTTCCCAAAAGGAATTTGATTTAACCTCGCTAGAAAAACAGCTTAATAACCAGTGGGAAGAAGCGGAAAAACAGAGGAAAAGAGAGGAAGAAGATAAGGAAGAACAGGAAGAAGATAAGGAAGAACAGGAGGAAGATGAGGAAGAACAGGAAGAAGATGAGGAAGAACAGAAAGAAGATAAGGAAGAGCAGAAAGAAGCTGAAAAGAAAGAGAAAGAAGCAGAGAAAAAACAGGAAGAGGATAAGAAGAGAGAGGAAAAGAAGGAAAAAGATGAATAG